A window of Candidatus Nomurabacteria bacterium genomic DNA:
TTGTTGTGGATCGATCGATCTCTCCCTCTCGGGGAGATGTTGTCATAGCTGCAGTAAATGGTGAATTTGCGGTCAAGAGATATCTTCCCGAACAGGGAAGAGTTGTTTTACGATCGGAAAACCCTAAATTTAGGGATATGATAATAGAAGGGAGTGACGAGTTTCAGATCTGGGGTGTAGTAACGCATTCACTGCATCATCTAAGGTGATCTCTAAGGAGGTGTGTATGTTCTATGGATTGATCGATTGTAATAATTTTTTTGCATCTTGCGAGAGAGCGTTTAGGCCCGAACTAAAGGATCGACCAGTAGTAGTGCTTTCAAATAACGATGGCTGTGTCGTTGCTCGTTCACAAGAAGCAAAAGCATTGGGTATACCGATGG
This region includes:
- the umuD gene encoding translesion error-prone DNA polymerase V autoproteolytic subunit, coding for MSEANSLPNLYISVVYAGFPGTADDMIETPLDLNEYVVKHPSATYFVRVVGESMKGVGIMPSDILVVDRSISPSRGDVVIAAVNGEFAVKRYLPEQGRVVLRSENPKFRDMIIEGSDEFQIWGVVTHSLHHLR